In the genome of Acidimicrobiia bacterium, one region contains:
- a CDS encoding ParB/RepB/Spo0J family partition protein: MAARKSGLGRGLEALLAAETPVEGYATLPVDSIDPNRRQPRERFDSEALESLADSIRSVGLLQPIVVRPAGADGRHELVAGERRLRAARMAGLTEIPAVIKDGDDEGRLVEAVVENVQRQDLDVLEEAAAYRVLMEDFGLTHDEVASRVAKSRSAVTNTVRLLNLPGAIQALLAEGTLSAGAGRALLGTSDIAFAVRTAQRAVAEGWSVRQVEDAVRARESEDGDSAPKPRPRVERSAQILALEERLGERLGSPVRIDYSRRGGGRLTVRFGSLDDLERIYRALLGG; the protein is encoded by the coding sequence ATGGCAGCGCGTAAGTCAGGGCTGGGACGGGGCCTGGAGGCACTGTTGGCGGCCGAAACACCCGTGGAGGGCTACGCCACGCTTCCGGTCGACAGCATCGATCCGAACCGGCGCCAGCCCAGGGAGCGATTCGACAGCGAGGCCCTGGAGTCCCTGGCCGATTCCATCAGGAGCGTCGGCCTCCTCCAACCGATCGTGGTGCGGCCTGCAGGCGCCGACGGCCGCCATGAGCTCGTGGCGGGCGAACGCCGCTTGCGGGCGGCGCGAATGGCCGGCCTCACCGAGATCCCGGCCGTGATCAAGGACGGCGACGACGAGGGACGACTGGTCGAGGCGGTCGTGGAGAACGTGCAGCGCCAGGACCTCGACGTGCTCGAGGAGGCGGCGGCGTACCGAGTCCTCATGGAAGATTTTGGGTTGACTCACGACGAGGTGGCCAGCCGGGTGGCGAAGAGCCGGTCGGCGGTGACGAACACGGTTCGTCTTCTCAACCTCCCCGGAGCGATTCAGGCTCTTCTGGCGGAGGGAACCCTCAGCGCCGGTGCGGGCCGGGCGCTGCTGGGAACCAGCGACATCGCATTCGCCGTGAGAACGGCGCAGCGGGCCGTCGCCGAGGGATGGTCGGTGCGCCAGGTGGAGGATGCGGTACGGGCTCGTGAGAGCGAAGACGGTGATTCGGCGCCCAAGCCGCGACCCCGGGTGGAGCGTTCGGCGCAGATCCTCGCTCTCGAGGAACGCCTGGGGGAACGGCTGGGTAGCCCGGTTCGGATCGACTACAGCAGGCGCGGCGGAGGCCGCCTCACAGTGCGCTTCGGTTCATTGGACGACCTGGAACGGATCTACCGCGCACTTCTCGGAGGCTGA
- a CDS encoding peptidoglycan-binding protein — protein sequence MALYRVGDTGEAVRDIQDRLVALGFSTAPDPPGVFDEGTMSAVRAFQKARRLTPDGMVGRETWRTMVDAGHRLGDRLLYHRMPMLHGDDVADLQRRLNALGFDAGRVDGIFGAATLRAVLDYQQNRQMSEDGIVGPEMVGELSLVGRETAKMGRHHVRERVWLSSLPTGLVGQRVFIDAFCRDDHEAAEAWTAAGAASLTVRDVGGQAILSRSADTRPAERLRADHSNEVAADMVLAFCHPDSDEPGIYYFASAQTHSEAGAAIASGLAAALGVKPLGRNTPLLRATRAPAVVVSLPRLDSALGRTVVRDIESWLQAAAEGQPPRSAR from the coding sequence GTGGCGCTCTATCGAGTAGGTGACACCGGCGAGGCGGTCCGAGACATTCAGGACCGCCTGGTGGCGCTCGGGTTCTCCACTGCTCCCGACCCGCCCGGAGTCTTCGACGAAGGCACGATGTCGGCGGTGCGCGCCTTCCAGAAGGCGCGGCGACTCACGCCTGACGGGATGGTGGGACGCGAGACCTGGCGCACCATGGTCGATGCCGGACACCGCCTGGGGGACCGCCTCCTCTACCACCGGATGCCCATGCTCCACGGCGACGACGTCGCCGACCTGCAGCGGCGCCTGAACGCCCTCGGTTTCGATGCCGGCAGGGTGGACGGGATCTTCGGCGCGGCGACCCTGCGCGCCGTGCTCGACTATCAGCAGAACCGCCAGATGAGCGAGGACGGGATCGTCGGGCCCGAGATGGTGGGCGAGCTGAGCCTGGTCGGCAGGGAGACGGCAAAGATGGGACGCCACCATGTTCGTGAGCGGGTGTGGCTGTCATCACTTCCGACGGGCCTGGTGGGTCAGCGGGTGTTCATCGACGCCTTCTGTCGCGACGATCACGAGGCGGCGGAGGCCTGGACGGCGGCCGGCGCCGCGTCGCTCACCGTGCGCGACGTCGGGGGTCAGGCGATACTGTCACGGTCCGCCGACACCAGGCCCGCCGAGAGGCTTCGCGCCGATCACTCGAACGAGGTGGCGGCCGACATGGTTCTCGCCTTCTGTCATCCCGACAGCGACGAGCCCGGCATCTACTACTTCGCGTCGGCGCAGACCCACAGCGAGGCCGGTGCGGCCATCGCCTCAGGGTTGGCTGCTGCGCTCGGGGTCAAGCCGCTGGGCCGAAACACCCCGCTGCTGCGGGCGACGCGGGCCCCGGCGGTGGTGGTCTCGCTTCCCCGCCTCGATTCGGCACTCGGCCGGACTGTCGTGCGAGACATCGAGTCGTGGCTGCAGGCGGCGGCCGAAGGTCAGCCTCCGAGAAGTGCGCGGTAG
- the trxA gene encoding thioredoxin, whose product MGDNTITATDADFDSLIAGDTPVLVDFWAEWCGPCRMIAPIVAEIATEYEGKLRVGKLDVDANQQTALKYDVMSIPTLIVFQGGVEKKRIVGARPKHAMLADLAEFIS is encoded by the coding sequence ATGGGAGACAACACGATCACCGCAACCGACGCCGACTTCGACTCACTGATCGCCGGCGACACCCCAGTTCTCGTCGACTTCTGGGCCGAGTGGTGCGGGCCGTGCCGCATGATCGCTCCGATCGTCGCCGAGATCGCCACCGAGTACGAGGGGAAGCTGAGGGTGGGAAAGCTCGACGTCGATGCCAACCAGCAGACCGCCCTCAAGTACGACGTGATGAGCATCCCGACCTTGATCGTGTTCCAGGGCGGCGTCGAGAAGAAGCGGATCGTGGGGGCCCGGCCCAAGCACGCCATGCTCGCCGACCTCGCCGAGTTCATCTCCTGA
- the trxB gene encoding thioredoxin-disulfide reductase gives MTEKVIIVGSGPAGLTAAIYAARAGLDPLVIEGIAAGGQLMLTTEVENYPGFPDGIMGPEMMGLFRKQAERFGTRFITSDASRVDFSSTPFGVWVGDEEHRSEAVIVSTGASARWMEVPGEEKLRGHGVSACATCDGFFFKDREIVVVGGGDSAMEEALFLTRFASRVTVVHRRDEFRASQIMAQRVLDHPKVQVRWNAVVAEVLGDTAVSGVALKDTVTGEVEELATEGVFVAIGHTPNTDLFRGQLDLDEKGYLKTFQGTATSVEGVFGGGDVVDHTYRQAITAAGMGCQAAIDAQRWLENQE, from the coding sequence ATGACCGAGAAGGTGATCATCGTCGGGTCGGGTCCGGCCGGGCTGACCGCCGCCATCTACGCGGCGCGCGCCGGCCTCGACCCACTCGTGATCGAAGGCATTGCCGCCGGCGGACAGCTGATGCTGACCACCGAAGTGGAGAACTATCCAGGGTTTCCCGACGGGATCATGGGCCCGGAGATGATGGGCCTCTTTCGCAAACAGGCGGAACGGTTCGGCACCCGATTCATCACCTCCGACGCATCACGCGTCGACTTCTCCTCGACTCCCTTCGGCGTGTGGGTCGGCGACGAGGAGCACCGGTCGGAAGCGGTGATCGTGTCCACGGGCGCGTCGGCCCGCTGGATGGAGGTCCCCGGTGAGGAGAAGTTGCGCGGCCATGGCGTGAGCGCTTGCGCCACCTGCGACGGGTTCTTCTTCAAGGACCGGGAGATCGTGGTGGTCGGAGGCGGCGACTCGGCGATGGAGGAGGCGCTCTTCCTCACGCGGTTCGCCTCCAGGGTCACCGTCGTGCATCGCCGTGACGAGTTCCGTGCATCGCAGATCATGGCGCAGCGCGTCCTCGACCACCCCAAGGTCCAGGTCCGGTGGAACGCAGTCGTGGCCGAGGTGCTCGGCGACACCGCAGTGAGCGGTGTCGCCCTGAAGGACACCGTGACCGGCGAGGTGGAAGAACTTGCCACGGAAGGGGTGTTCGTCGCCATCGGCCACACGCCCAACACGGACCTCTTCCGCGGTCAACTCGACCTGGACGAGAAGGGCTATCTGAAGACATTCCAGGGGACCGCCACTTCGGTGGAGGGTGTGTTCGGCGGCGGGGACGTCGTCGACCACACCTACCGGCAGGCGATCACCGCAGCAGGAATGGGCTGCCAGGCAGCCATCGACGCCCAGCGGTGGCTGGAGAACCAGGAGTAG